A single genomic interval of Helianthus annuus cultivar XRQ/B chromosome 6, HanXRQr2.0-SUNRISE, whole genome shotgun sequence harbors:
- the LOC110876468 gene encoding suppressor protein SRP40-like, protein MPSPHPDNDLIDENDLVTKDVSWENEEVTNLSDNNADVIENEEDGCDDDCSGSKIGIGYSGDSYSTVNWFSWNCDIPNKTSIRDDCNGHLPKPKTHKHDNVVVECFDLNSAFCDEKVMCEPPVFVRELKQNRFRKFLTEEIPEFVPSHRSMSESEKELNEESSSEDSSTTTSEGSEGSSSEDQCDSDFQSYQEGGSSNDSETLVTNAGKKVKNLEPSGVQEPTTPNDSAGLVNQDPLEKDFHVDDCTSSDDESKTNESLGESKIKRSSEVVEPHVCQHAESSSKQSPPLVASHGTAKSQKPFKACFRCGKEGHVLKQCQERHDPDGKGN, encoded by the coding sequence ATGCCATCTCCTCATCCCGATAATGATTTAATTGATGAAAATGATCTTGTTACTAAAGATGTTTCTTGGGAAAATGAAGAGGTTACTAACCTTTCTGATAACAATGCAGATGTGATCGAGAATGAAGAAGATGGATGCGATGATGATTGTAGTGGATCTAAAATAGGGATAGGATATTCAGGTGACAGTTATTCCACTGTTAACTGGTTCTCCTGGAATTGTGATATACCAAACAAAACTTCTATTCGGGATGACTGTAATGGGCATCTACCTAAACCTAAGACCCACAAGCACGATAATGTAGTGGTTGAATGTTTTGATTTGAATTCTGCCTTTTGTGATGAAAAAGTTATGTGTGAACCTCCTGTGTTTGTTCGAGAATTGAAACAAAACAGATTCAGAAAATTCCTCACAGAGGAAATTCCAGAATTTGTTCCATCTCACAGAAGTATGTCAGAGTCAGAGAAAGAGCTAAATGAAGAAAGCAGCAGCGAAGACTCAAGCACCACAACTTCAGAAGGTAGTGAAGGAAGCTCAAGTGAGGATCAATGCGATTCAGATTTTCAGTCATATCAAGAAGGGGGGAGCTCAAATGACTCAGAAACTTTAGTAACAAATGCTGGTAAAAAGGTTAAAAACCTTGAACCATCGGGTGTTCAAGAACCAACAACCCCAAACGACTCTGCAGGTCTAGTAAATCAAGATCCATTGGAAAAAGACTTCCATGTCGATGACTGCACGAGTTCAGATGATGAATCAAAGACAAATGAAAGTCTTGGGGAGTCAAAGATCAAAAGATCATCTGAAGTTGTCGAACCTCATGTTTGTCAACATGCTGAGTCAAGCTCAAAGCAATCCCCGCCCCTAGTTGCATCACACGGAACTGCAAAGTCTCAAAAGCCATTCAAGGCTTGTTTTAGGTGTGGAAAAGAAGGTCATGTGCTCAAGCAATGCCAAGAACGACATGATCCAGACGGTAAAGGCAACTAG